In Vicia villosa cultivar HV-30 ecotype Madison, WI linkage group LG7, Vvil1.0, whole genome shotgun sequence, the DNA window CGTGATTTTGTAGATTCTGATAAGTATAGTAGGTatacataaaatattaaaatctcaTATTAAGGCGTACCTGCGTGTTTGACCGACACTGTTATGTTTTACCTTTACATTTCTCTAGTCTCTTCAGTTCAGATGAAACTTCAGAATCACACAAACTTTGAATTTAGATTTCCTTATTTGTCTTATTTTATTAATCTAAACTTAAATCACTGGGTCAAATCTGTCAAGTTCGTAAACCGGCTTCCTCTAATTGCTTCCTTATTGCCTGTTTTCTTTTCTAGATCCTTGAAGGGAAATCATATAAGCTAAATTTTCCTTGGATTGGTGTTGTTAATCGCTCCCAAGCTGATATTAACAAAAATGTTGATATGATTGCTGCTCGGCGTAGAGAGAATGAGTATTTTGCTAGTACCCCGGAATATAAACATCTAGCTCCTAGAATGGGCTCTGTGCATCTAGGAAAGGTTCTATCTAAGGTATGGTAATTTGTATTATAAAGTAAAACTTGAAACTCAATTGACATTTCTTGAGAAACAACTTATGGTTTCTAAAATTGTTGAGTTCtatattttccttttttatattttataaagtaTGTCTATAAATTTTCAGCATTTGGAAACTGTCATCAAGTCTCGGATCCCAGGCCTTCAATCACTTATTAACAAGACTATTATTGAATTGGAGTCAGAAATGAACCGGATTGGAAAACCTATTGCTGCTGATACTGGAGTAAACCTTTTCCTCTCCTCTCCTCTCCTCTTTCACCCTTTTGCATTTCCAAGTGAATGAAGGATTTATGTTCTTTATCCATTTGTAGGGTAAGTTGTACATGGTAATGGAAATATGTCGGAATTTTGATCAGAATTTTAAAGATCGTCTTGATGGCATGTATGTTCCTTTTTCTCCTGCTATTTAgtcaatataattaattaatgtgTAGTTTTTCTCATAGTAGACTAGACATGTTCAATTTGATTTTGGAAATTATTGTTTCTCCACAGACGGTCTGGTGGTGAGAAAATCTATCAAGTATTTGATAATCAGTTCCCAGCAGCTCTAAAGAGACTACAGTTTGACAAACATCTATCAATGGACAATGTGCGAAAACTAATAACTGAAGCAGACGGGTATCAACCTCATCTTATCGCTCCTGAGCAAGGATATCGTCGTCTTATCGAATCTTGCTTAGTATCTATTAGAGGGCCTGCTGAAGCAGCTGTTGATGCGGTTCATGGAATTTTGAAGGATTTGATTCACAAGTCTATGAGTGAGACAATGGCAAGTAGAGCTTAATGGTTATTTTATCTTTCGTCTACATGATTCTCTACATGTTTAAGCCTGCAGATGATTATTTTATCTAGTTCTTAATGGTAGCAGTTTTCTGTTGATTTAGGAATTAAAACAGTACCCGACCTTGAAAGTAGAACTCGGAAATGCAGCTATTGAATCATTGGAGAGGATGAGAGATGAAAGTAAGAAAGCAACACTATTGTTGGTAGACATGGAATATGGTTATTTGACAGTTGAGTTTTTCCGCAAACTTCCCCAAGACGCCGAGAAGGGTGGAAATCCAACTCACTCACTGTTTGACAGATATAACGATGCTTATCTTCGTCGAATTGGTAAGCAACAAGAATTCGAGAACTAAATCGATGATTTGCTCCAAGTATTAGAGGCATCTTTTTCTGACTGAGACTCCTTTGTGTGTAACAGCTACCACAGTCTTGTCCTATGTGAACATGGTATGTAGTACTCTGAGGCATACTATTCCCAAGTCTGTAGTTTATTGTCAAGTGCGTGAAGCTAAGCGCAGTTTACTTGATCATTTCTTTACAGATTTAGGGAAAAAGGAGGTAAACTTTTTCTTACTTGTTTGTTTCATTGATGATCAAAATATACATGCATGATGATAGGTGATAAAATGAATGATCATTTTTGCAGGGGAAACAACTAGCTTCATTGCTGAATGAGGATCCGGCAGTGATGCAGCGTCGAACCTCAATTGCAAAGAGGCTTGAGTTATACAGAAGTGCACAATCAGAAATTGAAGCAGTTGCATGGGATAAGTAGAAGAATGCCACCAATTCTAGTTCTGAGGATTTGGTTTCATGATGTTTTCTGGGTGgggatttttgttgttgttcatgattcaattgaagaagagatcAATTGTACCTAACTTATTACTATCTCATTAATGAATAACGCACCATTTATCTATGTTCATTTTGTTTAGtaaaaagcaaaaagaaaaatcACTTTCACGATGGCAATGACATAGCTGAAAACACGCAGAATCGTTGATTTTTCATCACGAGAAGGGTACGAACTAGTTAAATAAGAAAAACTAGAGAAAATACACAAAACAGTGGAGATGCGGGGAATCGAACCCCGTGCCTCTCGCATGCGAAGCGAGCGCTCTACCATATGAGCTACATCCCCTTGATGGCAATTTTGCATTATGACCAATTAAATACATTTTCATTAACCAAGGGTCGTCTAGTTTCATTGGTTAATCATTTTAGTATCATAACATCGTAGTGGTCTATAAGTTTTAGATTCACTTTCCTCAAGATAAATACTtccgtaaaaaaaaaaacaccaccCTTTCTATATTTTTGCAAAGCTAccaaaattctttttattttaaatttatgctCTTTTGAATTACATAGTTCCAACATGATTTTTCTTAATTATATAATTCACACGCTCATGCATGATATTATTTTTCATTGCTCTCAAACATGCACGTTATTGTTTTTTTGATGGTTTCGAATCAAACTACTCTCAATAGAATGAATGTATCTGATCAATGCAACAAAGAATTCGATCGTTCCTTATTTCCAAGTTTCAAATTGTTGCACTCAGTATGAACCACCATTCTTGTATCACCCTTCTTATACTTCTCAAATATGTATCACCCTTGTACTTTTCTTGTATCAGAAAATTAGAGATTGTTAGGTAATAGAAAAACCTTATATATTATTCAATGAATACTAGGTTATTATATAGCCTATAGTCTGTTACATAATCAACTAAGGCTAAAAAAATAGCCACTACTAACCTAAACAAAAGACTTATTCAAAGTAAGCCAACTAAACTACAAATTAGGACCTTATTCTTACTTAAAATATTTGGCCCTAAATATTAGGACAAAAAAGACCAACAAATTTTTTCATACTCTCCATTGATATTATGATTTACTTTAGCTTATTACGGCAATGTCACACATTATATTCCCAATGAAATTCTCACACATTCCCAATGAAATTCTAAGCTTTTGAAATGCATCTGCTTTCAAAGACTTAGTCATGATATCTGCAATTTGATCAACACTTATACAATGGACTAGAGAAATTCTTAAGTAAAAACCAACATTAATGTGTTTGTTGCGTCCATGCATAACTGGGTTTTTTAACAACTTGATGGTGAAACTATTATCACAATTTATGCTTGTGCATTCCCTTTCTTCATGACCGCGAACCATAAGTATCCTCTTCATCCAAACAGCTTGACATGCACACACAGTTGTTGCTACAAATTCTGCTTCTGTAGTGGAGAGTGTGACTATAGGTTGTTTCTTTGAGCTCCATGCAACATCTCCTGAACTAAGTAGAAAAGCATATCCATTTGTACTCTTTTTGTCTTCTGTATCACCAGCATAATCATTGTTTGTGTAGGCTTTTAACTCTTTCTCTTTACTGCTCATTTTGTTGCATATTCCCAAATTCATAgttcatttcaaatattttagaaCTCTTTTAACAACTTGTAAGTGAAGTTATGCAGGCAAACTAGTAGCATACATCATATTAGAGTTGGTGGATGTGAAGTACATGAGACTTTCTACAGTTTTGTAGTAAGTTTCTTTCATCTACAGGCACACCCCCTTCatctattaattttaatttctagtATAGTAGAATTGTTGATAGAATTGCTCTATAGCATCCCAAATCAAAATTGTTGACGGTACTTCTAACACAAGAAATAAGTGCATCTTGAATTGAATCAAAATGGTTTTTTTGTCCTATATAACTTTGTGTAGAATTCCCTATGCATCGGCAACTCTTTCAAAAGGGCTATGCGGATAAATTGGTGATTCTCTTCTCCTTTACCGATCAAGCCGGATACGGCCCGAAAACTGCAATTACCATCATCCTTACATTCACAATCTGCTCAATGTGTTTTGTACATAAAAGAGGCATTTCTTCAATGAATTGAATCTTCAACATCGGTAGTGAAGGAAATGATTTGCTAATTCAAGCATCCTTGTGTaaatttttttgagattttgtAGTTGGAGAATTCGAAAAATGTGAACCAACGTGTTCAAAGTATGATGAAGACCTCTTTGTTGATTTGTCATCTTGAGTCGGTTTTATCTTTTTGGGCGGCCCTTTGGTTTTAACTGGTTCCGAATGAGGTTTCAAATCTGTGGTTTTCAGATAGACAATCTTCCTCAATCGTCCTTTGATGTGCAATTTCATGGTGTCATTTGCTTTAGAAAATCTATCGTGGATTATTTCCCACTCGGTCTGGATAGTTATACATGTTTTACCTTTATTCATCACACCATCATCAACAAACTGAAATCTTTTTCAATGACTTCACATTTCATCCATATGTATCAGGGAATTAATCTTCATTTTTTTGCAATGTGACAAGTACATGGAAGACTTAAGTCTTCCTAATTGTACATCCACAATTGGCCTTATTCGCACATGTTTATTTTGctcgcttcgcttcatgaaagaTGAAATTCAATCCCAACCGAGAGATGCACTCAACTAACAGTGAATATAGAATGCTGTCATTGAATCGGTGTTTTTGCACGGTAGTGCTCCAACCAAAAATAGTTTGTATTTTGGTATGTtggttttggagcatttggttcacggcgTCCCACTATCTACAAAAATCACCATTACTATCACCAAACCAATTCTTCAATGTCGAATGAGCAGACTCGACTCTGTTGGTTGTTGTGTTGCCGAGGCGTCTAACCTGACCGGTCCAAACACAAACAATTTTCTCCTTCATTTGGTCAAGAATAGTACTCTCAACGTATTTCAGGAAATCTAGATATTTGGAACACACACTCCTAAAAAGCATTATATAGGAAACATACAAGTCTTTCGTGGATGAATTTAATATATCCGTCCATGCATCCATTATCTTTTCTACCACCACACATGGTTTGAACATTTTTCCGTCTTCACCATTTGTTTGGTGCCTACCGCGGGTTTGAGCTGAATCCTCATATTTTTTGTaatgtgatatcgacaaagtaatgctTACGGTGTAAGAAACACCCTTGCAATTAAATTCATTAGTGCCATGTCACATTCGGCATGTTTTCTTGATCTTTCAACAAAGTCTTTCACATTTCCAAGGCCCATGTTACGTTGACCTCCTTTTTGAATTCCAAAAATGCAAACCCCACTTAAAAAGTCTTCTTCGTAGAAATAACACAAGCAATTTCAAGAAGCAGAATCATATAATTGTTGGTCTTATACGTTGAATCAATAATGAGGACAATGGAAATGAGTTGAACAACTTAATACTTTCGGGATTAGTCCAGAATATGCCACAAATTGTGACTTTATCATCACAAACTCTTTATCTAGAAACATAGTGATTTTCATCCAAAAGTtttaaaagttgttgcatttcggaTCTTGAACCCCTTATTTCCATTTTGTTTCGATGACACGCATTGTATATCtaattgatatttgaaacactttcTGGTTGTTTTCATTTTAAATCTGTAGGTATGTTTTTCGACGCCACTCTGATTAAAGACATGTTCAAAATAATTTCCTTCTCCTCCAATTTAAGGTGACATACAAACGGATTACCGACTAGGTCTGTTTGCAAGGCATAGTTAGGTATTTCAAAAATCACATTAAATTTCCACATTTCATCCACATTACAATATTCACACAATTTAAACGGACAACTAAATTTTTTCGTTCCGGTGTTATCATGTTTCAACTTCTGAATCAGGGGAACGAACATGTCATTTCTCTCGCATTCCATGATTacaaatcttttcctttggtTAGAATCATTTTCGTACCTTCCAATTATAATGTCAAACCTCGAATTCCTAGCTACCGTACCACACGGACCCATTAAAGCAAATGTTCACGAGTAGTAAATACTTATTCATATTGAAACGTTGACCAACATCTATCTCGACAAGAATCGGTTTAGCATCATTCGTTTTTACATCATGCTTCACTTCATCCAAT includes these proteins:
- the LOC131618274 gene encoding dynamin-related protein 5A-like, encoding MENLIQLVNKIQRACTALGDHGDESALPTLWDALPSIAVVGGQSSGKSSVLESIVGKDFLPRGSGIVTRRPLVLQLHKIDEGREYAEFMHAPRKRFTDFAAVRQEIADETDRETGRSKGISSVPIHLSIYSPHVVNLTLVDLPGLTKVAVEGQPDSIVQDIENMVRAFIEKPNCIILAISPANQDLATSDAIKISREVDPKGDRTFGVLTKIDLMDKGTDASEILEGKSYKLNFPWIGVVNRSQADINKNVDMIAARRRENEYFASTPEYKHLAPRMGSVHLGKVLSKHLETVIKSRIPGLQSLINKTIIELESEMNRIGKPIAADTGGKLYMVMEICRNFDQNFKDRLDGIRSGGEKIYQVFDNQFPAALKRLQFDKHLSMDNVRKLITEADGYQPHLIAPEQGYRRLIESCLVSIRGPAEAAVDAVHGILKDLIHKSMSETMELKQYPTLKVELGNAAIESLERMRDESKKATLLLVDMEYGYLTVEFFRKLPQDAEKGGNPTHSLFDRYNDAYLRRIATTVLSYVNMVCSTLRHTIPKSVVYCQVREAKRSLLDHFFTDLGKKEGKQLASLLNEDPAVMQRRTSIAKRLELYRSAQSEIEAVAWDK